The sequence below is a genomic window from Phycisphaerales bacterium AB-hyl4.
GCTTAGCGCAGCGCCGACGGCAATCAACCAGATAAGCACCTGCGCCATCGCCGCGGAGGCGTCCGCTCGGCTCCAACTCCGCAACACGCGCCGCAGCACCATGCTCACGAGTTTGCCCACGACCGCGGCAGTCACCAGCAGCACGATCGCCACGAAGATGCGCGGCAACATCACATACGCGCCAAACAGCAGGTCGCGGATCGTACGCGTGGCTTGGCCCATCGCTTCGGCGGGGTCGTCGGGAAGCGTCGGCGTATCCCCGGGCGCGGCCGCCGGATCGTCGGTCGGCGGTTCGTCGGCCGGCGGTGTGTCCGCCTCGGCCCGCGCCGCCACCGCCTCATCAACGCCGGGCAGGGGTGGGCCTTCAATGCCCCACAGCAGCAGCAGCATCGCCGTCAGCGCCACTGCCAGCATCGACCCCCGCCGAAAGCGGCGCAAGCGTGACTGCGCGGTGGCTTGAAGGTTGCGCGTCCGCGCTGCCGGCTTCGCCACGGCTCGCTTCGGCCGATCATTTCGCCGGTTTGATCGGGCCGTACGTTGCGTCGGCCGCCTTGCTGGGGGAACACGGGATCTGCTGATAACGTCCCTCCTCGGATCTGCCCGCTCTCATCGCTCGTAGGAATACTATGCACCGCCCGAAAGGCAGGGCCACAAACACGGCGAAGCGGGGGCTTTCGTCTTATAATCAGGGCGTTCGCAACCCTCGCCGGGTCACACGTTCCGGCGTTCCACGCACCGCCACGCACCTTCAATTCCCTTAACGCAGCCGGAGGATCGTCGATGAGCTACCGCCTGTCCGATGAGCAGAAGGCCTTCTATGACGAGCATGGCTATCTCACCGGCCTGCCCCCGGTCTATACCGAAGCGGAGATCGCGGCGCTGCGCGACGAACTGCCGAACCTGACCAGGCTGCTCGAAGAAGGTGAAACCACCAAGGACATCCGCGAGTGGCACGAGACCAGCCGATACCTCTATGACATCTGCATGAACCCGAAGATTCTCGACATGGTCGAAGGCGTACTCGGGCCCGACTTCTACATGTGGGCGAGCAATTTCTTCATTAAGGAACCACGCAGCAAGGCCACCGTCGGCTGGCATCAGGACTCGTACTACTGGCCGATGGAACCGCAGCACTCCGTCACCGTCTGGCTCGCCTTCAACGAGGTGAATGAGGAAAACGCCGCGATGAAGGTCGTCCCCGACACGCACAAGGCCGGCATCATCAAGCACACCCGCAACGACAAGGCGCAGACCAACTCCATCCTCACGCTCGAACTCGAAGGCGGCAGCTTTGACGAAAGCACCGCGGTAAGCCTCAACCTCAAGCCCGGCCAGTGCTCACTGCACAACGACGCCCTCGTCCACGGCTCAGGGCCGAACACGTCCGACCGCCCGCGCATCGGCATCGCCATCCGCTACTCCGCCACCGAGTGCCGGAACGACTACGCGATCAACCCCAATTTCAAAATCTACATGTGCCGCGGCACCGACACGTATCAGCACAACAAACACGGCGAAGTGCCCACCCAACGCTTCGGCCGACCCGACTTCAAGCCGGTGAGCAAGGAAGAAGCGATGGGGTAAGGGAGGTCAGCACCGTCTGCTTTTCGTCTTGGCGACGTGACACGACCGACGCGTTTCAGATCGCCGCCACTGCGACGTCGATAGGTTGCACGGCGTCATCCGTATCCAGCGCGTGGGCATGGATCTCCATACTCGTCATCATCGCGGCACCGAAAATCAGCCCGAAGGAAACGTCGGTCGCGTCCCGTCCCGTGCCGATGCGCAGCATGTGCTGGGGCAACACCTGCCACGTCGGGTCGAACAGGTACCAGCCGTCGCCCAGCCAGACTTCGAACATGGCGTGAAAATCGGGGGGCGACAACTGGTAGGCATATCCGCTGACAAAGCGAGCCGGGATGTTGACCGCCCGGCAAAGCGCGATCCCGAGGTGGGCGAAGTCGCGGCAGACGCCCACGCGCGACGTGGCGACGTCGAAGGCGGAGGTGAGCGGCCCGGTCATGCCGACCAGGTAGTCGACGTTTCGGTAGATCCACTCGCAGATCGCCCGCACCTGTTGATAGCCCGGCGGCAGGCCGCCAAACTCGCGATAGGCCAGACGCATCAGGTGGTCGGACTGACAATATCGGCTGGGCAACAGGTAGGGCAGAATCCACAGCGGCAGCCGATCGGGCGGCGCGACGGTGAGCGTCGTAACGTCGGCGAGCCGTGGCGTATACGTCACCATGGCGGCATAATGCAGGCTGACCGCTTGTGACTCGGCCGCGAAGCGGTGATAGCGGTTGCCGGTCGTCGGCTCGACATGCTCCTCGACCGGGCCGGCGGGCGTGATCTCAAACCGCTCCTGCTCGATCTGCTGATGGGCCGTCCGCGCCGCGGCCACGTTCATCACGAAAGTGGACGCGTCGGGCAACTGGTATTTCAACGTGCATCCGACCGAAAACTTCGCCACAACAACATCTCCTGCCTCGGGCAGCGTCTCCGCCTGGCGGGGCGATCTCGTAAGCCCTCATCGGGCCCATAAACGGTGAGTCCAGATGAAAGCATAGCCGGCCTGTCAGCGATGAGGCGAAAAGCTCGCTCTGGAGGCCGAAAAAGGCCTGTCCGACTGACCCGCAGCCCGTGTTCGAGGCCGATTCACGCAAGGTTTTGTCATGCATGCCATCCGGGCGGTAGACGGGTCCGTAGCCCTCAATGAGGGGTGTCGATCGAATGCCATCTCACCATCCGGGATCGATTTCACGCTCAAAAACGAGCTTGACGCTTCGTTTGCGAAATGAAACAATCAGCTCCCGGCAACAAAAACTCACATAAGGTTTTGATGTGGCAAATATTGCAATCATTACGGCCAAAGGAGGCAATCAATCTATTGGGAACAAGAACGTCATCCCCGTGATGGGGGTCCCGATTATTCTGTATCCCATGCGAGCAGCGAAACTGGCGGCGAGTATTGACGCTGTCTATATCTCGACTGAAGATCCATTGATCAAGTCGCTGGCCGCCAAGGAAGGCATTGAGGTGATCGATCGGCCGGCTGAGCTCAGTGGTCCGGAGAGCATGCACAAGGACGTCATTCTTCATGCCGTCCGCGAGGTTGAGAAGCGACGGGATGATGTGGAAAACGTGGTCGTCCTGCTCGGCAACACCGTTCACGTGACGCCGGGTTTAATCGATCAGTCGATCGGGGTCGTGTCGTCAGGCGAAGGCGACTCTTGTGTCAGCGTCTGGAAAGCTCAGGACGACCATCCGCTTCGGGCCTTGAAAGTTGATGAGCAAGGGTACGTCAAGTCTTATCTCGGCATCGACGCTGGCTCCAACCGGCAGGCCTACCCGCCAGCATACTTTTATGACCAGGGCGTATGGGCATTTCAGAAGGAGTGCGCTTATGCTCAAAAGGGGCCGAGCCCATGGGTTTGGCTGGGTGAAAAGTGCCGGACCATTGAACGCCCATGGGTAACGGGTCGCGACGTCCATTCCTGGATCGATATATCCGCCAGCGTCTGGTACCTCTCTGCGATTCAGGTCAATGACTATATTGGCTATTCCGATTTATAAAAGCATGGCCGGAGCACTCCATGCACTCACGGACTCGAGATCTCAAAAAACGCCTGGCTGCATGTCGCAGCACTGATTCGGCGCTGGACGTTCTGCACAACGCCTACGAGGGGGAAGAATGCTGGGTGTTTACCTGCGGCCCGTCGCTTAACGACGTCAGCGCGGAGGACATCAGTCGTGTTCTGCAAGGCCGACTGGGGATCGCCGTAAAACAAGCGATGTTCAAGGCGCCCGAAGCTGACTTTCATGTGTTCAACCGATGGCATCATCAGAAATACCCGAAACGCGGGGATGATTGCATCGGCGTCGAATTGAAAGCGCCCAAAGACCCGGTCATATACGGCCAGTCTCCGGATGTGCGTTTTGAGATGGAAGTCGACCCATCGTTGAAAACAGACGAACGATTGCAGCGCAGCCTCGCTGCCACCTCTGAGTTTGAACGGTATACGCTGGAGCAGACGCAGATACGGCCGTGGGGGCCGGGAATCATGTACGAAGTTGTCATGTTCCTTGCCGTTCACCTCGGGGTGCGCAGGATTGTGTGTATTGGATGGGACCTCGGCTCGGCGAAAGCGGCGTCGCTTGAACATTTTTACGCTGAACGCGATTTCGGAAGCCGTATCGCTGATTGGCAACTCAATGAAAGACTACAGCGCATCACCCGTCGCGTGGGCGGAGACCGGACCCTGAGGGGTCTGAACTGGGCCATACGGCATGTGAAACGAAGAGCCCTCCACGACCTGGGCTACATCTACAATCGCACGCCCGTCCAGGTCGGTGAGAATGATCTGATCATTCGCTCGAGCGAACATCTCAATGCATGGCTAAAGGCCAGAGGTGTCGAACTGACGCTGGTGTCGGATCGCAGCCTGCTGCATCCTGGAATCCCCCGCATGACGCTGGCTGAGGCCGCTACCATATGATGTCAAATGGTCTGGCGAGGTTGGCCGTGTGGCCTGCCAATGCGTGATTTCTGTAGATCAGTGGGCAAAAACTTCAGTTTTCTTTTGAAGCGACCGACATACAAGATGGCAATGAAAAGGGTTCGCGATGCGCGCAGCATCGCATCCGGTTCGCTGCGAACGGGGAGCCGATCAGTATTTTGCATCGGACAAGCGGGGGCTGCGCCGTAGCCAGAACGGAGACGAGAGCAATCTGAATGGACTATGAAATTGTCATTGCCACGCGAAACCGCACATCGGCGCTCGAACTGTCACTGCCTTTGATGTTGCGGCAGCAACGCCTGCCCAAGGGCATCTTCATCGTGGATTCGTCAGACGACCACAAGGCCACCGCCGAGGTGGTCGACCGGATCTGCACTGACTCGCCGGTGCCGGTGACGCTCGAACAAGCCCCGCGTGGGCTGACACTGCAGCGGAACATCGGCCTCAGCCGTGTCAATTCGCCGGTGGTGATGTTTCCGGACGATGACGCGCTGTGGTCGCCGGATGTCGCAGACCGGATGATGAATGTTTACGAGCGAGACAAGGACGAGCGCATCAGCGCCGTATGCGCGGCGCCCGCGGCCGTGCCGCCAGCCGGCGTGCTCAGTGGATCGGCCGCGGGGGGTTATCGGATGAGCTTCGGCGCCCGGGTGCGGCAATGGGTGGCGCATCCGCGGACGGCGTTGGAGCGTCGGCTTTGTGCTGATCCGTTCGTCGTTCACGGCCGATCGATGTGGAACGCACGCGATCTGCCGGACTGGTTTGCAGAAGATGACGTCGTGCCGGTGGAGTACATGACCGGTTACCGGATGAGCTTCCGGACATCGGTGGCCAAACAAGTTGGCTTTGACGAGCATCTGGCCGACTACGCATTGAACGAGGACGTCGACGCTTCGTTTGGAGCCTGGCGGCACGGCATTGTGGCGGGCGCACGGCAGGCTCGTGTGTATCACTACCAGGCTCCGGGCAAGCGGGCCTCGGGCCGCCAGCTTGGTGTCATGGAAGTGCTCAACCGCGCATATGTGGTTTGCAAGCACGCACCGCTCGATGCCCCGGCGCGGCGCACCCTGAAGCGTTTCTCGCGATACAAGCTGCTGGGTTATCTCGGCGGCGTGCGAAGCACCTTCGGCCGGGAACGGGTGATCGGCGTCCGGATCGCGATTGCCCAGTTGCCAAAACTGCTTGCCGCGTCCGCTGACGAACTGCCCCAGGCGTATCGCACCGCATGGGCGGCATGCCTGGGATCGCAGGCGGCACCCACTTGCCCCGAATCGCGCCGAGCGGCCTTGACGCCAACTTCGCAGAACTGAAAGCCCGGTTCGGCTACACCTGTCCCTTCGCCCGTGATGGGCGGATAGCATCAGGTTTTACCCTGAAAACCGGGTTTTTCGGCAAAGCCACCTGCCGGACTTGAACCGGCAACCTGCAGTTTACAAAACTGCTGCTCTGCCAATTGAGCTAAGGTGGCGAGGGCTTGGCGTCGGATTTTACGTCGGCGAGCCGGCGGTGCAACATACGGCCTTGTGAGGCGGCGCAATCGGCGGAGCATTGTAGTACACTTTAGATGAAGCTGCGGTGGGTCTGGGTCGATCCGATGGATGCGATCGGCCGCGGTGGTGACCCGATGCCGACTTGGCCGACTATGATGAATGGTCGGGTGGGTGGGCGAGCCGCCTTGACGCGGCGGCTTTGGGCGGCTACTTTTTCCGTTTCTCCGTTGGGGCACGCTGCGGCCGCGCGCTGTCAGTGTCCCCTTTCCGTGTTCGCCAACCCGCCATCGAGATTTGCTCGATCGCGCCAGCCTGGAAGGTCATAGGCATGGTTCCCGTTCAACGAAAATCGCGGTCGCAGTCGCGACAGGGCCGCTCGCACCTGGGGCTTCGCGGCACGCAGGCGGTTCGGTGCCCGAACTGCGGCTCGCCGAAGCGGCCCCACGTGGCGTGCCGTGAGTGTGGGTACGTCCGCCCGGGCCTGAAGCTTGATTTTGACAAGGAAGACTAGTGCGTATCGCCATCGATGTGATGGGTGGGGATCACTCGCCTGATGCGATCCTGGCTGGGAGCCTGGATGCGCTGGAGCTGTTGTCCAGCGACGATCGGCTGGTGCTGATCGGCGACGAGACGATCATCCGCGAGGAGATGGCGGAGCGTCGCTTGCAGGACGAGCCGCGCGTGGAGGTGGTCGGGACGTCTCAGGTTATTGAGATGGCCGAGCCGCCTGTCAATGCGCTGCGCGAGAAGCCGGACAGCTCGATCACCCGCATGGCCGAGGCCGGCGGAAAGCGGGCGGGCGACAAGCGATGCGATGTGGTGATCAGCGCCGGCAACACCGGCGCGTGCGTGGCGGCGGCGGGCAAGTACCTGCGTCGGCTGCCGGGGGTGAATCGGCCGGGCATCGCGGTGACGATGCCGACGTTCTTCGGCCCGGTGGTGATCTGCGACGTCGGGGCCAACCCCGAGCCGCGGCCGCACCACCTGCACCAGTACGCCCAGATGTCGGCGATCTACGCTCAAAAACTCATCGAGCTGGACACCCCGCGGGTGGCGCTCATGTCCATCGGCGGCGAGGAAGGCAAGGGCAACGCGCTGGTACGCGAAACCCATAAGCTGCTGAAAGACGACACGAGCCTGAACTACGTCGGCTACGCCGAGGGCCGGGACATCTTCGACGGCAAGGCGGACGTGATCGTCACCGAAGGGTTCACGGGCAACGTCGTGCTCAAGCTGGCGGAGGGGCTCGCGGCGGGGTTGTTCCGGACGATCGCTCACGAGATCTTCGAGGAAGATCCGGACCTGGCGATGAAGTTCGAGCCAATCGTCAAGAAGATTTACAAGAAACACGACTATCACGAGTATGGCGGAGCCCCCCTGCTGGGCGCGAACGGCATCATGCTCATCTGTCACGGCTCAAGCGAGGCGCGGACGATCACCGCTGCTATACGAGCCGGCATGAAGTATGCCAAGCTGGGCATTAACGATGCGATCGTGGACGCCGTCTCGGCCAATGAGCCTGCCTCTGAGGAAGTTGCATGACACGTCGGCACACCCCGCCTCCCGCGGGCGTCCGTCTGGCCGGCACGGGGATGGCCGTCCCGACGCGGCGTCTGACCAATCATGACCTGGCCAAGATCGTCGACACGAACGACGAGTGGATCACCCAGCGTACGGGCATCAAAAGCCGGGCCCGCGTCAGTGAAGGCGAGAAGACCAGCGACCTCGCAGCCCAAGCGGTGCAGCAGGCGCTGGAAAACGCGGGCATGACGCCCGACGAGCTCGACCTGCTGATCTGCGCCACCATGACGCCGGACATGATCTGCCCAGCCACAGCCGCGCAGGTGGTCGCCAAGCTCGGGGCGGTCCCTTGCGGCGCGTTCGACCTGAACATCGCATGCACCGGCCTGGTAGCGGCGATCAACACCGCCAACAACTTCATCGCCAGCGGCGCGTGTGAGAACGTCGCCGTCGTCGGCGCGGAAGTGCTTTCCAGCGTCGTGAACTGGGACGATCGGCGGACGTGCGTGCTCTTCGGCGACGGCGCGGGCGCCGCGGTGCTCACCGCCTCGGACGACTCGACGCAGGGCTGCCTTTACCAGCGACTGTCGTCGGACGGCAACCGCGGCAACAGCCTGTACGTGCCGCGCACTGAAAAAGACATTCCGCCCGGCGAAGAGGAAGCGTACTCGGGCAAGCTCAACACGCTTCAGATGAACGGCAAGGCGGTGTACAAGTTTGCCGTGACCACCCTGGCCGACTGCGTCGCGGAGGCGCTGGACGCGACCGGGCTGACGGCCGCGGACATCAAGATGGTGATCCCCCACCAGTCGAACATTCGCATGCTGCAAAGTGCGTGGAAACGGCTGGGCTTCGATCAGGACAAGGTGTACATCAACATCGACCGCTTTGGCAACACCTCCGCGGCGAGCGTGGGCATCTGCCTGCACGAGTTGATGGATCAAGGCCGACTCGACCCCGGCGATCACGTGATCTTCGTCGCCCAAGGCGGCGGACTTTCGTGGGGGACGAGTTTGTGGCGGCTTTGAGAATTTCGGATTTCGAATTTCGGATTTCGGATTTGCAATTGGGGCTGATCAAAAACACGGGGGGCGTTGATGGATCGCGATCAGATGAAAGGCCGTACGCTGGCGTTTGGCGTGAGAATCGTGCGGCTGGTCTCGTCGCTTCCATCGGGACGCATTGGAGACGTGGTCGGCCGACAGGTGTTGAAGTCGGGGACATCGATCGGAGCGAACTACCGGGAGGCGTTGCGGGCCTCGTCTCGCAAGCAATTTGTTTCGATACTGGAGATTGCGGAGCGTGAAGCGGATGAAACGCTGTACTGGCTCGAACTGATCCACGCGGCCCAGATTATGACGGCCGACCGTTTGGCAGATTTGCAGCAGGAGTGCCGCGAGTTGCTTGCGATTTTGACCGCAACGCTCCGGAGCACGAAACGCCGACAACTCCCAACATCCGAAATTCGAAAT
It includes:
- a CDS encoding phytanoyl-CoA dioxygenase family protein, translating into MSYRLSDEQKAFYDEHGYLTGLPPVYTEAEIAALRDELPNLTRLLEEGETTKDIREWHETSRYLYDICMNPKILDMVEGVLGPDFYMWASNFFIKEPRSKATVGWHQDSYYWPMEPQHSVTVWLAFNEVNEENAAMKVVPDTHKAGIIKHTRNDKAQTNSILTLELEGGSFDESTAVSLNLKPGQCSLHNDALVHGSGPNTSDRPRIGIAIRYSATECRNDYAINPNFKIYMCRGTDTYQHNKHGEVPTQRFGRPDFKPVSKEEAMG
- a CDS encoding cytidylyltransferase domain-containing protein, producing the protein MANIAIITAKGGNQSIGNKNVIPVMGVPIILYPMRAAKLAASIDAVYISTEDPLIKSLAAKEGIEVIDRPAELSGPESMHKDVILHAVREVEKRRDDVENVVVLLGNTVHVTPGLIDQSIGVVSSGEGDSCVSVWKAQDDHPLRALKVDEQGYVKSYLGIDAGSNRQAYPPAYFYDQGVWAFQKECAYAQKGPSPWVWLGEKCRTIERPWVTGRDVHSWIDISASVWYLSAIQVNDYIGYSDL
- a CDS encoding four helix bundle protein, whose product is MDRDQMKGRTLAFGVRIVRLVSSLPSGRIGDVVGRQVLKSGTSIGANYREALRASSRKQFVSILEIAEREADETLYWLELIHAAQIMTADRLADLQQECRELLAILTATLRSTKRRQLPTSEIRNPKSEI
- a CDS encoding glycosyltransferase family 2 protein, whose amino-acid sequence is MDYEIVIATRNRTSALELSLPLMLRQQRLPKGIFIVDSSDDHKATAEVVDRICTDSPVPVTLEQAPRGLTLQRNIGLSRVNSPVVMFPDDDALWSPDVADRMMNVYERDKDERISAVCAAPAAVPPAGVLSGSAAGGYRMSFGARVRQWVAHPRTALERRLCADPFVVHGRSMWNARDLPDWFAEDDVVPVEYMTGYRMSFRTSVAKQVGFDEHLADYALNEDVDASFGAWRHGIVAGARQARVYHYQAPGKRASGRQLGVMEVLNRAYVVCKHAPLDAPARRTLKRFSRYKLLGYLGGVRSTFGRERVIGVRIAIAQLPKLLAASADELPQAYRTAWAACLGSQAAPTCPESRRAALTPTSQN
- a CDS encoding transglutaminase family protein is translated as MAKFSVGCTLKYQLPDASTFVMNVAAARTAHQQIEQERFEITPAGPVEEHVEPTTGNRYHRFAAESQAVSLHYAAMVTYTPRLADVTTLTVAPPDRLPLWILPYLLPSRYCQSDHLMRLAYREFGGLPPGYQQVRAICEWIYRNVDYLVGMTGPLTSAFDVATSRVGVCRDFAHLGIALCRAVNIPARFVSGYAYQLSPPDFHAMFEVWLGDGWYLFDPTWQVLPQHMLRIGTGRDATDVSFGLIFGAAMMTSMEIHAHALDTDDAVQPIDVAVAAI
- a CDS encoding beta-ketoacyl-ACP synthase III; translation: MTRRHTPPPAGVRLAGTGMAVPTRRLTNHDLAKIVDTNDEWITQRTGIKSRARVSEGEKTSDLAAQAVQQALENAGMTPDELDLLICATMTPDMICPATAAQVVAKLGAVPCGAFDLNIACTGLVAAINTANNFIASGACENVAVVGAEVLSSVVNWDDRRTCVLFGDGAGAAVLTASDDSTQGCLYQRLSSDGNRGNSLYVPRTEKDIPPGEEEAYSGKLNTLQMNGKAVYKFAVTTLADCVAEALDATGLTAADIKMVIPHQSNIRMLQSAWKRLGFDQDKVYINIDRFGNTSAASVGICLHELMDQGRLDPGDHVIFVAQGGGLSWGTSLWRL
- the rpmF gene encoding 50S ribosomal protein L32 is translated as MVPVQRKSRSQSRQGRSHLGLRGTQAVRCPNCGSPKRPHVACRECGYVRPGLKLDFDKED
- the plsX gene encoding phosphate acyltransferase PlsX; this translates as MRIAIDVMGGDHSPDAILAGSLDALELLSSDDRLVLIGDETIIREEMAERRLQDEPRVEVVGTSQVIEMAEPPVNALREKPDSSITRMAEAGGKRAGDKRCDVVISAGNTGACVAAAGKYLRRLPGVNRPGIAVTMPTFFGPVVICDVGANPEPRPHHLHQYAQMSAIYAQKLIELDTPRVALMSIGGEEGKGNALVRETHKLLKDDTSLNYVGYAEGRDIFDGKADVIVTEGFTGNVVLKLAEGLAAGLFRTIAHEIFEEDPDLAMKFEPIVKKIYKKHDYHEYGGAPLLGANGIMLICHGSSEARTITAAIRAGMKYAKLGINDAIVDAVSANEPASEEVA